The nucleotide window ACTGATGAGAGCAAAATCCAACTACCTTCCAGTTGGATCCCATTCGACATCTGTTGCCATAAAATGCTCAGCAGATGCCATGGTATCAAGCTCATCGACATCAAAGAATTCCAACTGTCCATTGAAACCTTTCATTCCAGCCAAAATAATGAAGCGGCCTCCAGGTGACCAGTAGAGAGCATTAGCCTGCTTTCCCTTGAGAGTTGTCAGCTTTGAAACACGGCCCGTGTTAGTGCCAGACCGCATAGAGTAGAAACTGACATCTGGCCTGGGGTTGTCACCGTGGATGACAGCAAATCTGTGACCCTTAGGCTCCCAAGCAAATGCAATAATTTTATCATTCTTGTTGTCAAGCTCCAAAACCTCAATTGGAATATCCCGTTCTTTGATTCTGAACAGCTCAAAACCAGTGTATGTGCTTTTCTTGGTCTTCGTGTACCGGTCAACTTTGACAGCAAGGTAGTCTCCATTGCTTTGCCAATACATTTTGCAATCACTTACACTGAAGAGATTCTTTTGCCTCAACTCCTCTTTACTTGGGATTTGCACAAGGCTTACCTGTCAATTTAACACAGGTTTAATTCAAATGCAAATATGAGTAGTTCCTCCAAATTACTGGCAACTTGCATAGAAGTTCTAGAACAAACCCTGGCAGGTTGATTTCCGCATTCAGGAACAAAGAGTGAAAGAATTGGATCTGTTGGTGACCAGCTAAAATCCATAACATTTTCAACCTTGATAGATTTCTTGTCAATAAGTGAGAAAGTCTCTGTTTCATAAACAGAGATGACATTCTTTCCTATTCTTGCAAAATACTTATCCTCTTTACCACCACTCCACCTgaaatcatttcaaaaaaaaagaagttaaaagagTATCCCACCATCCACTTTTCATTGTATTTCTGAGACTCCCATATCTAAGTATACAATCAAGTATGCAAATGTTAGGAGTGACTAAAAGAGGTGGTAGAGAAGGATAGAAAATGCCTCTAACAATAGGATCAAAGCTCACCTAAAGACTGGCCAGGACACACCAGTAACACCTCCAGTTCCTCCAACTGCAAATTCATCAGCACTTCCCTTAAAATCTCTCATCACTTTTCCAGTTCTCACATCAAAAATATTTAGCACAACCCTCTGAAAGAAATCTGTATTAGAGAGGACATAGTATGGCCACAATTGGGTATACAAACAACACAAAGCTGAAACTTACGTGAGTGTCGCGAGGGTTACTTGGTTCATGGCTGCTGTATGTCACCAGATATCTCTCACCGGGGGAGAAATCAATCAGCTTTACCTGCATTTAAATTCTGTAGATTTAAGTCACAGAAACCTGCATACGTTTATTTCAGAGAAATAAGCACAAAACTAACCTGAGGATGTGCATAGCGCATGAGGCGGTTGAAAGTGGTGGCACCACCCCAAATTGCAGCTCCTTGTCTGTGAACTGTTGCCAAGTAAGTTCCCATAGGGGACCATTGAACAAAACTCTCAGTCCAATACTGCACTCAAGAAGACATCATTAGCAAAGATTAGTAATGGCCCATCTgcatgaaagaaagaaatatcCTTTGAATGATGAAGGTTCTGTTCAGAagcatttcattttttgaaaatatgcgATGCCAAACAGtacaaataagaacaaccaTGCGTTGACAGCTAAATGAGCAAAACAAGAATACAAGTCTCCTTACAGGACGTTTATAAACAAGCTCAGGCTTCATTTGTCTTGCATCATTCCAGAGGACCTCCGTGTCACCGCCAGACCGAATCACGTACTGATCTCTAGCTTTCTCATCAGTAAGCCATTTTAGCAGCATCTCCTGCCAGCGACACAAACATCTCAGTAATAGTAGATGAATGAAAAACTGACACTAGCATTTAAGACTCCGTGCTGGCTGACGAAAAACACAGAGCTGGTGAAGAGCCTAACCCCTGGAACATAAGGCTTGATCTCTGGTGGAGCCCACTCATCTGGAACTTTCAGGAACTTCTCAATGTCTTCAAACATGTTAACAGCAAATATATGTGACCTATCTAACTTGTATCCATGTGTCTTCTCCTTACTCAGCTCAGCTTCCTAAAGCAGGAAAACATAGCAACATGATGATCATTAGCCAAATGAAATTAGATATGTTCCTAGGTTGTCTAGACACTCCAACAACAACACACGCAGATCCATTTCTACCTTTTAGTTCATAGTTGgatataacaattaaaaaaaagtggaTAGACAAGTGAACAGTGACCAACTTCCTGCACTTAGTAACCCATGGATCACAACATTTGAACCATATAAGTTCCTTATATCCACATCACACAAGCATGACTTAGAGTATAACAAATCTAGGATACAGCCAAGACATGTTTATAATCATCATCTAACTAAAGACAGATTATGACACTTCATAATTTCTCAGTGTAGATGACATGGTGCTAGCCTGTGAGCATTTTACTTTTCAGCTGGAATTTccatttttatatcttttatccATTCATAATCACATACCCCtcatcccaatttatgtgatggtGTTTGACTAGGTACGGTATCTAAGACGGAAAGGAAGACTTCAGagacttgtggtctaaaataagagACAAGTATTTGTGTGGTTACAAATCATCTCATTAGGGATAATGATGGgcattttataattaaattgttactaaatatagaaagatgtcattcttttttggacCGTCTTAAAAAAGAGTGTCACCTAACATGAGACAAAAGGATTAATATTCTTCTTAGGCTAAGTAAGAGATTTGCACATAGAAAGTACTAATCAAAAGTCGAGACAACATATTCATCACCTATCACAAACATAAAGATGGTAGAAGAATTAATAAATCACATCTCTAAACAATTCAGTTATAAGTCTCAAGCATTCTGTCTATAAAAATGAGATACTCTATGGCTGCTAAAAGAGACAAATTGGAGTACCTGAGGAGTATTATACTCTATAAAGCAGTACCCAAGTGTTTTCTGAGTCTCAGGATCAACAGGCATATAGAGACCACCCTCCTTAATAACACCAAGTTGGCTGTAAATTTTCCGAACTACTCCTTCCAATTTCTCATATTTCTCTTTAGGCACAACTGGAAGATTGTCCACCACCAGTATGTTTCCAAAACCTTGATCCTCCTCCAAGGCGTCCTCCTCCAACAAGTCTTCATCGTCACTGCCCTCGTCACATCCAAAAACAGCACAAATTCAAGACCcataaaaagtaatataaaacaTAGCAAATGAGAAACCAAAAATAATTATAGGAAAAATATAAGCGTAAACAAAAGAAACAAGACTAAGCTGAACACATAATAATCGATATATAAATCGAATCAAATCTTCACAACATAATTTGCAAACTCAATAAAAGAACGGTAAGAGAAACCCAGACATAGCAGTCGGTATGAAAACTTAATATATTGAActggatatgaatatgataataAATCCAACAAACTCAAACACCCAGTAAAAACGCTAAAACTTTCTAATCTTTTCAAAACTATCAACTAAAGACATAAATTCAAActcaagaaattaaaaaaaacattaagacCTCACCTCAATGAAACAAAAAACTACACACTTTACAGCAAAGTAGCAGAAGCACATAAAAGTGCAAGCAAAATCAAGATTCAGACCTGGGTATCCCCAAATCATCACCAGGGGGAAGATGAATAGAGTCCAGATCGATTTGTGTAAGATCCACACCAAGCCTATCAGATATAGCTCTGATTTCTTCCATAGAAACCACTTCCGACATGATTGAATTCTACTTTTATGCTCTTTGCTTAACTTTTTTTCTGTGCTCAATTCGACTATGAGAAGGTGCGAAGATAGCCACTTTGAATTGAAGCTGAAGGAGAAGTTGTGAGGTTAGGCCTTTAGGGATAGAGCGCAATGTGCAGGCACAGGGAGGTAAGTAGGGTTTATAATTCTGCTCCGGGTAA belongs to Solanum stenotomum isolate F172 chromosome 1, ASM1918654v1, whole genome shotgun sequence and includes:
- the LOC125875002 gene encoding eukaryotic translation initiation factor 3 subunit B yields the protein MSEVVSMEEIRAISDRLGVDLTQIDLDSIHLPPGDDLGIPSDDEDLLEEDALEEDQGFGNILVVDNLPVVPKEKYEKLEGVVRKIYSQLGVIKEGGLYMPVDPETQKTLGYCFIEYNTPQEAELSKEKTHGYKLDRSHIFAVNMFEDIEKFLKVPDEWAPPEIKPYVPGEMLLKWLTDEKARDQYVIRSGGDTEVLWNDARQMKPELVYKRPYWTESFVQWSPMGTYLATVHRQGAAIWGGATTFNRLMRYAHPQVKLIDFSPGERYLVTYSSHEPSNPRDTHRVVLNIFDVRTGKVMRDFKGSADEFAVGGTGGVTGVSWPVFRWSGGKEDKYFARIGKNVISVYETETFSLIDKKSIKVENVMDFSWSPTDPILSLFVPECGNQPARVSLVQIPSKEELRQKNLFSVSDCKMYWQSNGDYLAVKVDRYTKTKKSTYTGFELFRIKERDIPIEVLELDNKNDKIIAFAWEPKGHRFAVIHGDNPRPDVSFYSMRSGTNTGRVSKLTTLKGKQANALYWSPGGRFIILAGMKGFNGQLEFFDVDELDTMASAEHFMATDVEWDPTGRYVATAVTSVHEMENGFNIWSFNGKLLYRILKDHFFQFLWRPRPPSFLSKEKEEEIAKNLKKYSKKYEAEDQDVSLLLSEQDREKRKKLKEEWEAWINEWKQLHEEEKMEREKLRDGEASDEEEEYQAKEVEVEEILKVDEEVIPFEESQQ